The following proteins are encoded in a genomic region of Cercospora beticola chromosome 8, complete sequence:
- a CDS encoding uncharacterized protein (antiSMASH:Cluster_3): MSPKETLHSPDGGKCHQSVLEHMYETGEWSDLTVRSSDNTLFKVHKSVVCAASTFFREACISAPGFRETHATIVDLAECDCIVMAILKHFYSLSATFTTPDLYQWDEAVTIDNGQHLIRLRIAIDKYGIDSMAATIEKTLSTFLFRAAELRKADIVVRIGCRLFDEPCDLFKPSRFDALQATAKLVPRILCNDKTFEMWHGNAKYMQSTLKVREVMRLGELE, encoded by the exons ATGTCGCCGAAGGAGACACTACACAGCCCTGACGGCGGCAAATGTCATCAATCCGTACTCGAGCA CATGTACGAAACGGGAGAATGGTCCGACTTAACAGTTAGGTCTAGTGACAATACGCTATTCAAGGTCCACAAAAGCGTAGTTTGCGCTGCCTCGACCTTCTTCCGCGAGGCTTGCATATCCGCACCCGGCTTCCGCGAAACGCATGCGACCATTGTAGACCTTGCGGAGTGTGATTGCATCGTTATGGCAATCCTAAAGCATTTCTACTCACTCTCAGCTACATTCACGACCCCAGATCTCTACCAGTGGGATGAGGCAGTCACTATCGACAACGGACAACACTTGATTCGCCTGCGCATAGCCATCGATAAG TACGGTATCGACTCCATGGCTGCCACTATCGAGAAGACGCTGTCAACTTTCTTGTTCCGTGCAGCAGAGTTGCGCAAAGCAGACATCGTCGTACGTATCGGCTGCCGCCTTTTCGACGAACCATGCGACCTTTTCAAACCTTCTCGCTTCGATGCGCTACAAGCTACCGCGAAGCTGGTTCCACGTATCCTGTGCAACGACAAAACGTTCGAAATGTGGCACGGCAATGCCAAGTACATGCAGAGTACTCTCAAGGTGAGAGAGGTGATGAGACTTGGGGAGCTCGAGTAG
- a CDS encoding uncharacterized protein (antiSMASH:Cluster_3), which produces MASKRKWDKSEDSEASDQGDSEGSEASDQDDNPESLKPVLQRYVPFMMYESGAWSDITVEAGDPELFKVHKSVIGFASLYFENICNTGYLKSTGNHLKMSESDRIVEAILRHCYGIPAPWTQAASYEASGPNGWADVRELIQLRTAASKYQLRSMIRSIEEAFSAFLQLFVRQDRLSNVMQVGRIVFDQKGPVLKEMRRTVVGVTAEVLWDVLKDDDLFDCLRSHPKYLRRTPLRKKDLTQGGT; this is translated from the exons ATGGCGTCGAAGAGGAAGTGGGACAAAAGTGAAGACAGCGAAGCAAGCGATCAAGGCGACAGCGAGGGAAGCGAAGCAAGCGATCAAGATGACAACCCCGAGAGCCTCAAACCTGTGCTTCAACGCTATGTCCCTTTCAT GATGTACGAGTCTGGGGCATGGTCGGATATCACAGTCGAAGCCGGCGACCCCGAGCTTTTCAAGGTGCACAAGAGCGTGATCGGTTTCGCGTCGCTGTATTTTGAAAATATCTGCAACACAGGCTATCTCAAAAGCACCGGAAATCACCTCAAAATGAGCGAAAGTGATCGCATCGTTGAAGCAATACTGCGACACTGCTACGGGATTCCAGCGCCTTGGACTCAGGCAGCCTCTTACGAAGCTTCTGGGCCTAATGGCTGGGCTGATGTGCGAGAACTAATTCAGCTTCGCACGGCGGCCAGCAAG TACCAGCTCCGATCCATGATTCGTTCGATCGAAGAGGCATTCTCCGCGTTCTTGCAGTTGTTCGTGCGTCAAGATCGTCTTAGCAACGTTATGCAGGTCGGTCGCATAGTCTTCGACCAAAAAGGCCCCGTCCTGAAGGAGATGCGAAGAACCGTCGTAGGAGTTACCGCAGAGGTGCTATGGGATGTCCTCAAGGATGATGACTTGTTCGACTGCCTACGCTCACATCCTAAGTACCTACGTCGAACCCCCCTTCGCAAGAAGGATTTGACTCAGGGTGGGACTTGA
- a CDS encoding uncharacterized protein (antiSMASH:Cluster_3) translates to MTTPPSAQWHRRFDGLFGRTVTPSTKKHQREAMSTPSKRKHDQVDQTEPNKSMLRRMYESGEWSDLTIEAANGRLFKVHKSVVCLASPYFNAACTAGFRETHTNRVKLPEGGKVVDAILRHFYEIPAPWTLPAPNGQPGTTLPASEGYNLIELRIAIDKYGIPSLVASVEGAFGVLVQSLQRRYAADALVTIGRRLFEEDGDFLDKMRQQVVAFTAMIIPKIFQSNYSFQTLHGNATYLRKTILHKHGLSLESIDH, encoded by the exons ATGACAACACCTCCATCCGCACAGTGGCATCGCCGATTCGACGGACTTTTTGGGCGAACAGTTACTCCTTCGACTAAGAAGCACCAGCGCGAAGCGATGTCCACACCGTCGAAGAGGAAACACGATCAAGTTGATCAGACTGAGCCTAATAAGTCCATGCTCCGTCG CATGTATGAGTCTGGAGAGTGGTCGGACCTGACCATCGAAGCTGCAAATGGCAGGTTATTCAAAGTGCACAAAAGCGTCGTCTGTCTCGCTTCGCCGTACTTCAACGCTGCTTGCACCGCAGGCTTTCGCGAAACCCACACCAATCGCGTGAAGCTTCCTGAGGGCGGAAAGGTTGTGGACGCTATACTGCGGCATTTCTATGAGATTCCAGCTCCGTGGACTCTGCCGGCGCCCAACGGCCAACCAGGGACTACGCTGCCCGCCTCAGAGGGGTACAACTTGATTGAACTCCGGATCGCGATCGACAAG TATGGCATACCTTCGCTTGTCGCATCTGTCGAGGGCGCGTTCGGCGTTCTCGTACAGTCGCTTCAGCGCCGCTATGCAGCCGATGCTCTCGTCACGATCGGTCGTCGGCTtttcgaggaagatggcgactTTCTAGACAAGATGCGTCAGCAAGTGGTTGCATTCACAGCCATGATCATTCCGAAGATCTTCCAGAGCAACTACTCGTTCCAGACGTTGCATGGTAATGCGACCTACCTACGCAAGACGATCTTGCACAAGCATGGCTTGAGCCTAGAAAGCATCGATCATTAG
- a CDS encoding uncharacterized protein (antiSMASH:Cluster_3) produces the protein MRRRAQDSVCLACRQVRHASSLTGKTSKRYVQISATPSSTQPTQSLEPTASPSSSPSADARFEVLGTPFSLLSASISASQNLYTRQGTLVGFNGKPENAVSSLSLLEPFRRAILGIPFVYQKISSTTPYTALIGTKTPITSLVVVHLDGRLDWMIARRNALLAWTGHTLSLKPKWNTRMSMAHWGNTTVTGRGLLALSGKGLIHQITLKTGEEYVVHPNNVIAYSIMQHAPQPYRFKSNNFRLQIPNPLTLLPDSRFWRTMRESAVWRFISEASFRVRTWTRRTIWGDRLFLHFHGPTTILVSSRGARLSDTMTTQDVNEVADSPAGAVPLAIHAKSAAEAGAAVTAPNAKASPTTLSYANVTSGTVKFDDIKTPEKAEKQA, from the exons ATGCGCCGGCGCGCCCAAGACTCTGTATGTCTGGCCTGTCGACAGGTCAGACATGCCAGCAGTCTGACCGGCAAGACCAGCAAGCGATATGTCCAGATCAGCGCCACTCCTTCCAGCACACAACCCACCCAGAGCTTAGAGCCAACAGCATCGCCCAGCTCCTCCCCTTCTGCTG ATGCGCGATTCGAAGTCCTCGGCACgcccttctctctcctctccgCATCCATCTCAGCATCGCAGAACCTGTACACGCGCCAAGGAACATTGGTGGGCTTCAATGGCAAGCCCGAGAATGCTGTCTCATCGCTCTCCCTCCTCGAGCCCTTCCGAAGAGCGATACTGGGGATTCCGTTCGTGTACCAAAAGATATCTTCGACAACACCATATACAGCCTTGATCGGCACGAAAACGCCCATCACTTCGCTTGTCGTCGTACACCTGGACGGCAGACTCGACTGGATGATCGCGAGGAGGAATGCATTGTTGGCATGGACCGGGCATACCCTGAGTTTGAAGCCGAAATGGAATACGAGGATGAGTATGGCACATTGGGGCAACACGACGGTCACTGGGAGAGGACTTCTCGCGCTTTCTGGCAAAGGTCTCATACACCAGATCACGCTGAAGACTGGTGAGGAGTATGTCGTGCACCCGAACAATGTGATTGCATACAGCATCATGCAGCATGCGCCGCAGCCGTACCGATTCAAGTCGAATAACTTCAGGCTGCAAATACCCAACCCGTTGACGCTGCTTCCGGATAGCAGATTCTGGAGGACAATGAGGGAGAGCGCAGTGTGGAGATTCATCAGCGAAGCTTCGTTCAGAGTTCGGACATGGACGAGGAGAACGATATGGGGTGATCGA CTCTTCCTTCACTTCCACGGACCCACAACAATCCTCGTATCATCACGAGGCGCGCGACTGAGCGATACAATGACGACACAGGACGTCAATGAAGTCGCAGACAGTCCAGCAGGCGCAGTGCCGTTGGCCATTCACGCGAAatctgctgctgaagctggtgCTGCAGTGACGGCGCCGAATGCGAAAGCCTCACCTACTACCTTGAGCTACGCGAATGTCACTTCAGGGACTGTCAAATTTGACGATATCAAGACGCCtgagaaggcggagaagcagGCTTAG
- the ATM1 gene encoding Iron-sulfur clusters transporter atm1, mitochondrial (SMCOG1288:ABC transporter related protein~antiSMASH:Cluster_3) has translation MLASRVCLRASTAAKARRPALPIHIQASWHAKRIFASTPRHRKDDARARVAQTEPATKQPGEEKVGPEGVVKTQKSTKPEVKTDPLLAEQTVSNKEQRKADWAIIKDMSKYLWPKNDFGTKFRVGLSVGLLVSAKVLNVQVPFYFKSIIDSMNIDFAAVGGTAMTVAGASIFAYGATRIGAAVFQEFRNAIFATVSQKAIRKVAGNVFEHLLKLDLNFHLARQTGGLTRAIDRGTKGISFLLTSMVFHIIPTALEISLVSGILTYNYGWKFAALTVGTMAAYSWFTIATTAWRTKFRKQANAADNMGATVAVDSLINYEAVKYFNNEAYEAKRYDGALKNYQDASIKVATSLAYLNSGQNLIFSTALTGMMYMGAQGVASGSLTIGDLVMINQLVFQLSVPLNFLGSVYRELRQSLLDMETLFNLQKVNVAIKEPANAPPLLLNKGGEIKFENVSFGYRPDRPILQNLNLTIPAGKKVAIVGPSGCGKSTILRLLFRFYDVQSGRITIDGQDIRDVQLESLRKSIGVVPQDTPLFNDTIEHNIRYGNINASSTEVISAAKRARIHQIIESLPEGYSTKVGERGMMISGGEKQRLAISRLILKDPPLLFFDEATSALDTHTEAELLRNIRDVIVEKKRTSVFIAHRLRTIYDSDLIIVLKEGRVAEQGTHERLVDSDGIYAELWSAQEMAFMEGDEQVEKKEGEELVSNGESGKKI, from the exons ATGTTAGCCAGTAGAGTATGCCTTCGCGCATCTACTGCAGCGAAAGCACGACGTCCGGCTCTCCCGATCCATATACAAGCATCATGGCACGCGAAGCGAATATTCGCAAGCACACCTCGGCACAGGAAAGACGATGCCCGGGCACGAGTCGCTCAGACCGAGCCAGCTACAAAGCAGCCTGGTGAAGAGAAGGTTGGGCCTGAGGGCGTGGTAAAGACCCAGAAGTCGACCAAGCCAGAAGTAAAGACAGATCCTCTGCTGGCAGAGCAGACTGTCTCGAACAAGGAGCAGCGGAAAGCGGACTGGGCTATCATCAAGGACATGTCTAAGTATCTGTGGCCCAAGAACGACTTCGGCACCAAGTTCAGAGTAGGGTTGAGTGTAGGACTCCTGGTCTCAGCCAAG GTCCTCAATGTACAAGTACCCTTCTACTTCAAAAGCATCATAGATTCCATGAACATTGATTTCGCAGCTGTGGGTGGGACAGCAATGACAGTGGCTGGAGCATCAATCTTTGCCTATGGCGCGACAAGGATTGGCGCAGCAGTCTTCCAGGAATTTCGGAACGCCATATTTGCGACAGTCTCACAGAAGGCCATCCGAAAGGTCGCTGGCAACGTGTTTGAGCATTTACTGAAGCTGGATCTCAACTTCCACCTGGCGAGGCAGACTGGTGGCCTTACTCGCGCAATCGACAGAGGTACTAAGGGTAtcagcttcctcctcacGAGCATGGTCTTTCACATCATTCCCACAGCACTTGAGATCAGCTTGGTATCTGGCATCCTGACATACAACTATGGCTGGAAATTCGCGGCTCTTACTGTGGGCACGATGGCTGCATACTCCTGGTTCACGATTGCGACCACTGCCTGGCGAACCAAATTCCGCAAGCAAGCAAATGCTGCAGACAACATGGGCGCAACCGTCGCAGTGGACAGTTTGATCAACTACGAGGCAGTGAAGTACTTCAACAACGAAGCATACGAGGCCAAGCGCTACGATGGAGCCTTGAAGAACTATCAAGATGCCAGCATCAAGGTTGCAACTTCTCTCGCGTACCTCAATAGCGGCCAGAACCTGATCTTCTCTACTGCCCTCACAGGCATGATGTACATGGGAGCTCAAGGCGTGGCATCTGGAAGCCTCACAATTGGCGATCTCGTCATGATCAATCAGCTTGTCTTCCAGCTCTCCGTCCCTCTCAACTTCCTTGGCAGCGTCTATCGCGAGCTCCGCCAATCCCTCCTGGACATGGAAACTCTCTTCAACCTCCAAAAGGTCAACGTAGCCATCAAAGAGCCCGCCAACGCTccacctctccttcttaACAAAGGCGGCGAAATCAAATTCGAAAATGTCTCATTCGGCTACCGCCCAGACCGACCCATCCTCCAAAATCTCAACCTCACCATCCCGGCAGGCAAGAAAGTCGCTATCGTCGGCCCCTCCGGCTGCGGAAAATCTAccatcctccgcctcctcttccgcttctACGACGTCCAATCCGGCCGCATCACAATCGACGGCCAAGACATCCGCGACGTCCAACTCGAATCCCTCCGCAAGAGCATTGGAGTCGTACCCCAAGACACCCCACTCTTCAACGACACGATCGAACACAACATCCGCTACGGAAACATCAACGCCTCCTCCACTGAGGTCATCTCCGCCGCCAAACGCGCTCGGATTCACCAAATCATCGAATCTTTACCAGAAGGCTACTCCACTAAAGtcggagagcgaggaatgaTGATCTCCGGAGGTGAGAAACAACGTCTTGCAATTTCTCGTCTCATTCTCAAAGaccctcctcttctcttcttcgacgaagCGACTTCGGCGCTTGATACACATACAGAAGCGGAACTGTTGAGGAATATTCGAGATGTGattgtggagaagaagaggacgagcgTGTTTATTGCGCATCGGTTGAGGACGATTTATGATAGTGATTTGATTATTGTGTTGAAGGAGGGAAGGGTGGCGGAGCAGGGGACGCATGAGAGGTTGGTGGATAGTGATGGAATTTATGCGGAGTTGTGGAGTGCGCAGGAGATGGCTTTTATGGAGGGGGATGAGCaagtggagaagaaggagggtgAGGAGCTTGTTTCGAATGGCGAGAGTGGGAAGAAGATCTAG
- a CDS encoding uncharacterized protein (antiSMASH:Cluster_3) has product MPVFSRRIPFSSLSRGYILLLTTFFAIFLFSGTWYARTRTSAFDTYRNDYLNLSGSEATEEQQKVEELLYDHSLGPQSPSSETTDLDDAIWDDCRQLPGADRILLIIKTGATEIYKRFPMHIETTLTCVPNYLILSDLDQTIGANITVHDALKLVTPQTRTHHPDFQLYHSIQNYHATGQDIQTLSSPAGWNLDKWKFLPMIHKAWDISKTEHNSTIDWFVMIEADTALSWLNLIHFLLPLDPSEPQYIGSPAALVADGSSFAHGGSGVIMSRKAIEKVEHMRENFLEGEVDGPSSEEAYDQKWEDHTSEICCGDAVLSHAFAAVGVNVASARPEIQGDTRLSLPFDTVSGGKEYLRRLEEKLKSDILHTGGIEFQEVGDDLWCKRPITFHHVKPVEVDEFWRFQEEYVERENGGLWNESFTYRDVFMEFVWPRVTDPKNDGVKEEDLQIGTRVARNDWDNMSEWWKIELKDQSEGGGVSVVGAPVPRLENDTDQEALEYFTAQSVFSAQNCQWACERRGEPFAWPNDPYLGECVQWRWSSQGKCHLDRRIRLGEAKTKEDQHDDEGKEEKWTSGWVEKRVREFVKRRGDCHGPIEQMKERLEAMQSGRAEQESSMEEKKAEHGEEISSETES; this is encoded by the coding sequence ATGCCTGTATTCTCTCGCAGGatacctttctcttctttgagCAGAGGGTACATTCTACTGCTTACCACATTCTTTGCGATATTCCTTTTCAGTGGCACCTGGTATGCGCGAACGAGAACATCAGCATTTGACACATACAGAAATGACTACCTCAACCTATCAGGCTCCGAGGCCACAGAAGAACAACAAAAAGTCGAAGAACTGCTCTACGACCATAGCCTTGGACCGCAATCGCCTTCATCAGAAACAACCGACCTAGACGATGCCATCTGGGACGACTGCCGCCAACTCCCAGGCGCAGAccgcatcctcctcatcatcaaaaCCGGCGCCACAGAAATCTACAAACGCTTCCCCATGCACATCGAAACAACCCTAACCTGCGTCCCCAACTACCTCATCCTCTCCGACCTCGACCAAACAATCGGCGCCAACATAACCGTCCACGACGCCCTCAAACTCGTCACCCCACAAACCCGCACCCACCACCCCGATTTCCAACTCTACCACTCGATTCAAAACTACCACGCCACAGGCCAAGACATCCAAACCCTCTCCTCCCCCGCAGGCTGGAACCTCGACAAATGGAAATTTCTTCCGATGATCCACAAAGCCTGGGACATCTCCAAAACCGAACACAACAGCACCATAGACTGGTTTGTAATGATCGAAGCCGACACAGCACTCTCCTGGTTAAACCTCATTCACTTCCTTTTACCTCTCGATCCCTCTGAACCACAATACATCGGCTCCCCCGCAGCGCTCGTAGCAGACGGTTCTTCTTTCGCACACGGCGGTTCCGGTGTGATAATGTCTCGCAAAGCGATTGAGAAGGTCGAACATATGCGAGAGAATTtcttagaaggagaagtcgatggGCCATCAAGTGAAGAAGCATATGATCAAAAATGGGAAGATCATACGAGTGAGATTTGTTGCGGAGATGCGGTTTTGAGTCATGCTTTTGCGGCTGTGGGGGTTAATGTTGCTTCTGCGAGGCCGGAGATCCAGGGGGATACGAGGTTGAGTTTGCCGTTTGATACGGTGAGTGGAGGGAAAGAGTATTTGAGGCGGTTggaggagaagttgaagagtGATATATTACATACTGGAGGAATTGAGTTCCAGGAAGTGGGGGATGATTTGTGGTGTAAGAGGCCGATTACTTTTCATCATGTGAAGCCTGTGGAGGTTGATGAGTTTTGGAGGTTTCAGGAGGAATACGTGGAGAGGGAGAATGGGGGGTTGTGGAATGAGAGTTTTACGTATAGGGATGTTTTTATGGAGTTTGTTTGGCCGAGGGTGACGGATCCGAAGAATGATGGGGTGAAAGAGGAGGATTTACAGATAGGGACGAGGGTTGCGAGGAATGATTGGGATAATATGTCGGAATGGTGGAAGATCGAACTTAAGGATCAGTCGGAAGGTGGTGGAGTCTCGGTTGTAGGGGCTCCGGTTCCGAGACTGGAAAATGATACGGATCAAGAGGCGTTGGAGTATTTTACTGCGCAAAGTGTCTTCTCGGCGCAGAATTGTCAGTGGGCTTGTGAGAGAAGGGGAGAGCCGTTTGCTTGGCCAAATGATCCTTATCTTGGCGAGTGTGTGCAGTGGAGATGGAGTTCGCAAGGGAAGTGCCATTTGGACAGGAGAATCAGATTGGGTGAGGCAAAGACGAAAGAGGATCAacatgatgatgaagggaaagaggagaagtggaCGAGTGGATGGGTTGAGAAGAGGGTGAGAGAATTCGTGAAGAGAAGGGGCGATTGTCATGGGCCTATTGAACAGATGAAGGAGAGACTAGAAGCAATGCAAAGCGGAAGGGCTGAGCAAGAATCGAgcatggaggagaagaaggccgagcatGGTGAGGAGATCTCAAGTGAGACGGAGAGCTGA
- the DPH5 gene encoding diphthine synthase (antiSMASH:Cluster_3~BUSCO:EOG09263JW5) — MLYIIGLGLADERDISTRGLEIVRRAERVYLEAYTAVLLVDKEQLESFYGREVVIADREMVESQSEQILEGAAEKDVAFLVVGDPFSATTHTDFALRCRQSDPPIPYRTLPNASILTAVGATGLSLYNFGQTVSMVFFTDNWRPDSFYDRVAENVNLGLHTLVLLDIKVKEPNLEALARGKIVYEPPRFMTVAQCAEQMIEVEEKRSQGVCGGYKLAVGVARLGSEGEQIVAGTLEELTQADLGKPLHSLVLCGKKMHEMEWEYMRDFAMDKEKFDEIWKRDYAGSA; from the exons ATGCTGTACATTATCGGGCTTGGGCTCGCCGATGAGCGCGACATCAGCACGCGGGGTCTCGAAATCGTGCGCCGCGCCGAAAGAGTCTACCTCGAAGCGTACACGGCCGTGCTGCTTGTCGACAAAGAGCAACTC GAAAGCTTCTATGGCCGCGAAGTCGTTATCGCCGACCGCGAAATGGTCGAGTCTCAGTCGGAGCAGATTCTAGAGGGAGCCGCTGAAAAGGATGTGGCATTCTTGGTGGTCGGCGATCCCTTCAGTGCGACTACGCATACCGACTTTGCGCTCCGCTGTAGACAGAGTGACCCGCCGATACCCTACCGCACGCTACCCAATGCCAGCATCTTGACCGCCGTGGGCGCGACAGGACTCAGCTTGTACAACTTTGGGCAGACCGTATCCatggtcttcttcacagaCAACTGGCGGCCAGACAGCTTCTACGATCGTGTAGCGGAGAATGTCAACCTCGGGTTGCATACACTCGTTCTGCTGGACATTAAGGTCAAAGAGCCGAATCTGGAAGCACTGGCACGAGGCAAGATCGTGTATGAGCCTCCACGCTTCATGACTGTCGCTCAGTGCGCCGAGCAAATGATCGAagtcgaggagaagagaagtcaAGGCGTGTGCGGAGGCTACAAGCTCGCAGTTGGCGTGGCCAGATTGGGCAGTGAAGGAGAGCAAATCGTTGCTGGCACGTTGGAGGAGTTGACACAAGCTGATCTCGGCAAGCCCTTACACAGTCTGGTGTTATGTGGAAAGAAGATGCACGAGATGGAGTGGGAATATATGCGCGACTTTGCCATGGATAAAGAGAAGTTTGATGAGATATGGAAGAGGGACTATGCAGGCAGTGCATGA
- a CDS encoding uncharacterized protein (antiSMASH:Cluster_3): MDYAIAGPSRSNASYQPAMETARSATAAPVQAGPTFGPYQAPFLPERTVRPSWEYVAREYSPPPFDSVDPRWTMHHYVDTYVPGKWPPIRGIHERAPPVGSEQDVPAQAAPAQDDDPEGDDLGTEMGGTEEVDEDLAGNAPRDDVAVARARSHSAASTETLESAGSRGASREPTTAPPADDNKAPTTGFINNQSRIEQGRLPRGRPRKTPEQKRADALMTPQQKAQKKEESRKRREEKKAEKERKRGQLASSSTSPDHQA; the protein is encoded by the coding sequence ATGGACTACGCCATAGCAGGGCCCTCTCGGAGCAACGCCTCCTATCAGCCAGCCATGGAGACTGCCAGAAGTGCTACAGCAGCGCCTGTGCAAGCCGGCCCCACATTCGGCCCATACCAAGCACCATTTTTGCCAGAACGCACGGTACGTCCGTCGTGGGAATATGTCGCTCGAGAATATTCACCTCCGCCATTTGACTCTGTCGACCCGAGATGGACCATGCACCACTATGTGGACACCTATGTGCCCGGCAAATGGCCTCCAATCAGAGGGATCCATGAGCGGGCTCCACCAGTAGGCTCTGAACAAGACGTTCCGGCACAAGCTGCCCCGGCACAAGATGACGATCCTGAAGGAGATGACCTGGGTACGGAGATGGGTGGCACCGAGGAAGTTGACGAAGATCTCGCTGGAAATGCACCCcgcgatgatgttgctgtGGCAAGGGCTCGCTCGCATTCCGCCGCATCGACAGAAACGCTGGAATCCGCAGGCTCGAGGGGTGCTTCCAGAGAACCGACGACAGCTCCGCCCGCCGATGACAACAAAGCTCCGACGACAGGTTTCATCAACAACCAGAGTCGTATCGAGCAGGGTCGCCTCCCACGAGGCCGTCCAAGGAAGACTCCCGAGCAGAAGCGCGCCGATGCCCTGATGACGCCGCAGCAAAAGGCTCAGAAAAAGGAAGAGAGCAGGAAGCGtagagaggagaagaaagccgagaAAGAGCGTAAACGCGGTCAACTTGCGtcgtcttccacttctccGGATCACCAGGCCTGA
- a CDS encoding uncharacterized protein (antiSMASH:Cluster_3) codes for MIESIVQQQVMEMLRRATELAGRRGVRTISTDDLIFLIRHDKAKVSRLRTFLSWKDVRKSAKDSDDKGGDAGAGADDFDLAANDPTLGGGPSVATRTNKNKKAKVGLPWDVSSFYSEQVPEREDEEDEEEEEMNAATLQRLKQADERTKGMNAEEYLHFSECRQASFTFRKGKRFREWAGFGVVTDSKPNDDIVDILGFLTYEIVTLLTEEALKVKAAEDALKRESGGDEEKRGRKRRREPGLFDPPEEARTPVGMKHIQEAFRRLQRPDVKSRYMCHVPKGNWQRPLKLI; via the coding sequence ATGATTGAATCTATTGTTCAACAGCAGGTCATGGAAATGCTTCGCCGCGCCACAGAACTCGCCGGACGTCGAGGTgttagaactatctctacGGAcgacctcatcttcctcattCGCCATGACAAAGCCAAAGTCTCTCGCCTTCGCACCTTTCTTAGTTGGAAAGATGTTCGTAAAAGCGCCAAAGACAGTGACGACAAAGGTGGTGATGCAGGAGCCGGCGCAGATGACTTCGACCTCGCGGCGAATGACCCAACATTGGGCGGTGGACCGAGCGTTGCCACCAGAACAAATAAGAACAAGAAAGCGAAAGTCGGTCTTCCTTGGGACGTCAGCAGTTTCTACTCGGAGCAAGTCCCCGAacgtgaagacgaagaagacgaggaagaagaagaaatgaaCGCAGCCACACTGCAACGTCTCAAACAAGCCGACGAGCGAACCAAAGGCATGAACGCAGAAGAATACCTCCATTTCTCCGAATGTCGCCAAGCATCTTTCACGTTCCGCAAAGGCAAACGTTTTCGCGAATGGGCTGGATTCGGCGTCGTGACAGATTCGAAACCTAATGACGACATTGTCGATATTCTCGGCTTCTTGACTTATGAGATTGTGACGTTGCTGACGGAAGAGGCTTTGAAGGTCAAGGCTGCCGAGGATGCTTTGAAGAGGGAGAGTGGAGgggacgaggagaagagagggCGGAAGAGGCGACGTGAGCCGGGGTTGTTTGATCCTCCTGAAGAAGCAAGGACGCCGGTGGGCATGAAGCATATCCAAGAAGCGTTTCGTAGGCTGCAGAGACCGGACGTGAAGTCTAGGTATATGTGCCACGTGCCGAAGGGCAACTGGCAGAGGCCGCTCAAGTTGATTTGA